One stretch of Caldinitratiruptor microaerophilus DNA includes these proteins:
- a CDS encoding DsbA family oxidoreductase → MEHRIVVEFFHDVLCAWCYVLSPRVRRLVAGHPEVEVVHRAFALAPSPEDLVRMFGSAAQAKEEILGHWRAANRYDDDHRIDADRMAARIHPYPHSMPGLLACKAAEVQGGQEGHWAMFDRVQRAHLTECLDITDPEVLTMCATEVGLDVRRWQEDVQSPAVREAVERDRARALLYGVHAVPTLVADGRHVLSGARPYGELEAWATRVKKR, encoded by the coding sequence GTGGAGCACCGGATCGTGGTTGAGTTCTTTCACGATGTCCTGTGCGCCTGGTGCTACGTCCTGTCACCCCGGGTACGCCGCCTCGTCGCCGGGCACCCGGAGGTCGAGGTGGTGCACCGCGCGTTCGCCCTCGCGCCGTCGCCGGAGGACCTGGTGCGCATGTTCGGCTCGGCCGCCCAGGCCAAGGAGGAGATCCTCGGGCACTGGCGGGCGGCGAACCGGTACGACGACGACCACCGGATCGACGCCGACCGCATGGCGGCGCGCATACACCCCTACCCGCACTCCATGCCCGGCCTCCTCGCCTGCAAGGCCGCGGAGGTACAGGGCGGGCAGGAGGGGCACTGGGCCATGTTCGACCGGGTGCAGCGGGCGCACCTGACGGAGTGCCTCGACATCACGGACCCGGAGGTCCTGACGATGTGCGCGACGGAAGTCGGCCTGGACGTCCGGAGATGGCAGGAGGACGTCCAGAGCCCGGCGGTGCGGGAGGCGGTCGAGCGCGACCGCGCTCGGGCACTCCTCTACGGGGTCCACGCGGTGCCCACTCTGGTGGCCGACGGCCGCCACGTGCTTTCCGGCGCCCGGCCGTATGGAGAACTGGAAGCCTGGGCGACCCGTGTGAAGAAGCGGTGA
- a CDS encoding pirin family protein, with translation MPNAQAVVTAEPMAEGAGARVRRAFPTPRLRTADPFVLLDEFFVEPPAGFPEHPHRGFEIITYMLDGAFRHRDSLGNDRTIPAGGLQRITAGRGIWHAEMPGQEGLNHGLQLWINLPRRLKGVDPEYQEVAAGEIPEDTGEGYRVRIVVGDRSPVRLHTPVQYLDVAVEAGHGWETTVPPDHRGFVYVLVGEGQFGPGGDVRLRPGQLLLVGEGEPVRVRAGGDEPLRFVLVTGRPHGEPIRLRGPFVD, from the coding sequence ATGCCGAACGCTCAAGCCGTCGTCACGGCCGAGCCGATGGCCGAAGGAGCCGGCGCGCGAGTGCGCCGTGCGTTCCCGACCCCGCGGCTTCGCACGGCCGACCCGTTCGTCCTCCTCGACGAGTTCTTCGTCGAGCCGCCGGCCGGTTTCCCGGAGCACCCGCACCGCGGATTCGAGATCATCACGTACATGCTCGACGGGGCCTTCCGGCACCGCGACAGTCTGGGCAACGACCGCACGATCCCGGCGGGGGGGCTGCAGCGTATCACGGCCGGGCGCGGCATCTGGCACGCGGAGATGCCGGGGCAGGAGGGCTTGAACCACGGGTTGCAGCTCTGGATCAACCTGCCCCGGCGCCTCAAGGGCGTGGACCCGGAGTACCAGGAGGTCGCCGCCGGAGAGATCCCGGAGGACACGGGCGAGGGTTACCGGGTCCGGATCGTCGTCGGGGACCGGTCGCCGGTGCGCCTGCACACCCCGGTGCAGTACCTGGACGTGGCCGTCGAGGCGGGCCACGGCTGGGAGACGACGGTGCCGCCGGACCACCGCGGGTTCGTCTACGTACTGGTGGGCGAGGGGCAGTTCGGCCCCGGCGGCGACGTGCGCCTGCGGCCGGGGCAACTTCTCCTGGTCGGCGAGGGGGAGCCGGTGCGCGTCCGGGCCGGCGGGGACGAGCCCCTGCGGTTCGTGCTGGTCACCGGCCGGCCGCACGGGGAGCCGATCCGACTGCGCGGGCCGTTCGTCGACTGA
- a CDS encoding DoxX family protein, whose product MQVVFDVARVVLALYFLFNGVNHFAQWKGMTQYAAYKKVPAAGFMVILTGVMLLAGGASILFGYSVTAGAVILAVFLVPTAFLMHNFWAEEDTMSRMNQMAHFLKNIALAAAVLLLPAIADWSW is encoded by the coding sequence GTGCAAGTCGTCTTCGACGTTGCCCGGGTGGTGCTCGCCCTGTACTTCCTGTTCAACGGCGTCAACCATTTCGCCCAGTGGAAGGGCATGACCCAGTACGCCGCGTACAAGAAGGTTCCGGCGGCCGGTTTCATGGTCATCCTGACCGGTGTGATGCTGCTGGCGGGCGGGGCCTCGATCCTCTTTGGCTATTCGGTGACGGCCGGTGCCGTGATCCTCGCCGTGTTCCTCGTGCCCACGGCGTTCTTGATGCACAACTTCTGGGCCGAGGAGGACACGATGTCGCGGATGAACCAGATGGCGCACTTCCTGAAGAACATCGCCCTGGCCGCGGCGGTCCTGCTCCTTCCCGCGATCGCCGACTGGTCCTGGTGA
- a CDS encoding acyl-CoA thioesterase, with translation MTGSENAAGRPPDAVDREWEVTWGDCDPAGIVYNPRYLEWFTLGRITYLRKWGVPYGEAFRAAGVEAVVYEAHLRILRPSRPEDRVLIRTWIAELSRSRLRFSYQVLDPDGQVLAEGYTTHAYVDASGRPFDLAKRAPALWERLSRLPVSPPVTTLK, from the coding sequence ATGACCGGGAGCGAGAACGCGGCTGGCCGCCCCCCGGATGCGGTGGACCGGGAGTGGGAGGTCACGTGGGGCGATTGCGACCCCGCGGGGATCGTCTACAATCCCCGCTACCTCGAGTGGTTCACGCTCGGACGGATCACGTACCTCCGGAAGTGGGGGGTGCCTTACGGTGAGGCCTTCCGGGCGGCCGGGGTCGAGGCCGTCGTTTACGAGGCGCACCTTCGCATCCTGCGGCCATCCCGTCCGGAAGACCGTGTGCTCATCCGGACATGGATCGCCGAGCTCAGCAGGAGCCGGCTGAGGTTCTCGTACCAGGTCCTTGACCCGGACGGGCAGGTCCTGGCCGAAGGCTACACGACCCATGCGTACGTGGACGCCTCGGGGCGGCCGTTCGACCTGGCCAAGCGAGCCCCGGCGCTGTGGGAGCGGCTGAGCCGCCTGCCTGTCTCCCCACCCGTCACCACGTTGAAGTGA
- a CDS encoding YkvA family protein produces MLVTRFGEEGREVRTGADLAGMKQVLTRLPAYGRLAWALWRDRRLAAGDRAVLLLAVAYSVSPVDLIPGFLPVAGQVDDLLVLLSGIRRALRHLPPAARNEHLRTVGVTLDDLDADHRRVQAAIAALAGRTARLGGRLALAGLRLGRRAALFGLRTGGRIARAGLRAVARAVPRGAAGGWRPRSSAHSPEHGGEDRVGHVRPAHPHHDHDPPARP; encoded by the coding sequence GTGCTCGTGACCCGGTTCGGCGAGGAGGGGCGAGAGGTGCGCACCGGTGCGGATCTGGCCGGGATGAAGCAGGTCCTGACGCGGCTTCCGGCCTACGGCCGGCTGGCCTGGGCGTTGTGGAGGGATCGGCGCCTGGCGGCCGGCGACAGGGCGGTGCTGCTCCTGGCGGTCGCGTACAGCGTCTCGCCGGTCGACCTCATCCCCGGCTTCCTCCCGGTGGCGGGGCAGGTCGACGACCTCCTCGTCCTCCTGAGCGGGATCCGCCGCGCGCTGCGGCACCTCCCACCTGCGGCCCGCAACGAGCATCTCCGGACAGTGGGGGTCACCCTTGACGACCTCGACGCCGACCATCGCCGCGTGCAGGCGGCGATCGCCGCGCTGGCCGGCCGCACGGCCCGGCTCGGGGGCCGGCTCGCCCTGGCCGGCCTGCGGCTGGGGCGCCGCGCCGCCTTGTTCGGCCTGCGCACCGGCGGCCGGATCGCTCGGGCGGGGCTGAGGGCGGTCGCCCGGGCGGTGCCGCGGGGGGCGGCGGGAGGCTGGCGCCCCCGGTCCTCAGCCCACTCGCCGGAGCACGGCGGCGAGGACCGCGTCGGACACGTTCGCCCCGCTCACCCTCACCACGACCACGACCCGCCGGCCCGTCCCTGA
- a CDS encoding PaaI family thioesterase, with protein MREPIVERFLLRKLTKEALDAINEMPYIRWAGLRFTEAGPGYSRMELRVQPHHLGGGGTVAVNGGILAYMVDISAGLTLMTTWTEEDRSQVTINIHVQYLKPAYGDLIVAESRVLGRGKTVGTVETEIRDPQGEVCTKAISTYRIFPRPVGVPIGPQVQGMDT; from the coding sequence ATGCGGGAGCCGATCGTGGAGCGGTTCCTTCTCAGGAAGCTGACGAAAGAAGCCCTGGATGCGATCAACGAGATGCCCTACATCCGGTGGGCCGGGCTGCGGTTCACGGAGGCAGGCCCCGGCTACAGCCGGATGGAGCTCAGAGTGCAGCCCCACCACTTGGGCGGCGGGGGTACCGTGGCCGTGAACGGGGGGATCCTGGCCTACATGGTGGACATCAGCGCCGGCCTCACGCTGATGACCACGTGGACCGAGGAGGATCGGTCTCAGGTCACGATCAACATCCACGTGCAGTATCTCAAGCCGGCTTACGGCGACCTCATCGTGGCGGAAAGCCGCGTCCTCGGCAGGGGCAAGACAGTGGGGACGGTGGAGACCGAGATACGGGACCCCCAGGGTGAGGTGTGCACGAAGGCCATCTCGACGTACCGGATCTTTCCCAGGCCTGTGGGCGTCCCGATCGGGCCGCAGGTACAGGGGATGGACACATGA
- the ychF gene encoding redox-regulated ATPase YchF has protein sequence MGLSIGIVGLPNVGKSTLFNALTRAGAAAANYPFCTIDPNVGVVEVPDPRLDALARLYHPRKVTPAVVTFVDIAGLVRGASKGEGLGNQFLHHIREVDAIAHVVRCFENPDVTHVEGSVDPVRDAETVELELVLADLESVQRQYDRNVKAARSGDKQAASVVRVAERLLEALGQGQPARSVAFEGDDLRTVHHMHLLTRKPVMYVANIAEADLQDPDANPHYRRLKEYAARQAGGAGAEVAVVPVCAQIEAELADLSPAERQEFLRALGLSESGLERLIRTGYRLLGLITFLTAGDPEVRAWTIRKGTRAPEAAGEIHSDMERGFIRAEVVAFEDLMRAGSLAAAREKGLVRLEGRDYVMQDGDVVHFRFNV, from the coding sequence GTGGGGCTCAGCATCGGCATCGTGGGGCTACCGAACGTCGGCAAGTCGACGCTCTTCAACGCGCTCACCCGGGCCGGGGCGGCAGCGGCGAACTATCCCTTCTGCACGATCGACCCGAACGTCGGCGTGGTGGAGGTCCCCGACCCCCGCCTCGACGCCCTCGCCCGCCTCTATCACCCCCGGAAGGTCACGCCGGCCGTGGTGACGTTCGTGGACATCGCCGGGCTGGTGCGGGGGGCGTCGAAGGGCGAGGGGCTGGGGAACCAGTTCCTGCACCACATCCGCGAGGTCGACGCGATCGCCCACGTGGTCCGGTGCTTCGAGAATCCGGACGTCACCCACGTGGAGGGCTCTGTCGATCCAGTGCGGGATGCCGAGACCGTCGAGCTGGAGCTGGTCCTGGCGGACCTGGAATCCGTCCAGCGCCAGTACGACCGCAACGTGAAGGCCGCGCGCTCGGGCGACAAGCAGGCCGCCTCGGTGGTCCGCGTCGCCGAGCGGCTCCTGGAAGCGCTCGGCCAGGGCCAGCCCGCCCGTAGCGTGGCGTTCGAGGGCGATGACCTCCGCACCGTTCACCACATGCACCTGCTCACCCGCAAGCCGGTGATGTACGTGGCGAACATCGCCGAGGCGGACCTTCAGGACCCGGACGCCAATCCGCACTACCGCCGGCTGAAGGAATACGCTGCGCGGCAGGCGGGCGGCGCCGGCGCCGAGGTGGCCGTCGTGCCGGTGTGCGCCCAGATCGAGGCCGAACTCGCCGACCTCAGCCCCGCCGAGCGCCAGGAGTTCCTGCGGGCGCTGGGGCTTTCCGAATCGGGCCTGGAGCGGTTGATCCGCACCGGTTACCGGCTGCTGGGCCTCATCACCTTCCTGACGGCGGGGGACCCGGAGGTGCGTGCCTGGACCATCCGCAAGGGCACCCGGGCTCCGGAGGCGGCCGGCGAGATCCACTCGGACATGGAGCGCGGGTTCATCCGCGCCGAGGTCGTCGCCTTTGAGGACCTGATGCGGGCGGGGTCTCTCGCCGCCGCCCGGGAGAAGGGTCTGGTCCGCCTGGAAGGACGGGACTACGTGATGCAGGACGGCGACGTGGTGCACTTCCGTTTCAACGTGTAG
- a CDS encoding winged helix-turn-helix transcriptional regulator, whose product MEDFCPIARTAELIGDVYVLLIVRDLAKGPRRFGELARSVRANSRTLSDRLRRLEVEGIVRRTAYPEIPPRVEYELTEKGRGLVSVLEAMRQYGTRWLLAGTAGGVGAGAPARGPGEGETGGAPDRG is encoded by the coding sequence GTGGAGGACTTCTGCCCCATCGCCCGGACGGCCGAGTTGATCGGCGACGTGTACGTCCTCCTCATCGTGCGCGATCTGGCCAAAGGGCCGCGGCGTTTCGGCGAGCTCGCCCGATCCGTCCGCGCCAACTCCCGGACCCTCAGCGACCGGCTTCGCCGGCTGGAGGTCGAGGGCATCGTCCGCCGCACCGCCTACCCCGAGATCCCGCCCCGCGTGGAGTACGAGCTCACCGAAAAAGGAAGAGGACTCGTCTCCGTGCTGGAGGCGATGCGGCAGTACGGGACCCGGTGGCTTCTCGCCGGCACGGCGGGCGGCGTCGGCGCCGGCGCCCCGGCACGCGGCCCTGGGGAGGGAGAGACCGGTGGAGCACCGGATCGTGGTTGA
- a CDS encoding VOC family protein yields MAMEAFSLPDGTRLGRVCLQVADIRRSLAFYRDVLDLRVLPPDGLAGRGSDPANSVVLGAGGEPLVVLAERPGAPPKPPRTTGLYHFALLLPHRRGLAAVLRRLVECGWPLEGFADHAVSEAVYLRDPDGNGIELYADRPRESWLRRGDELFMTTEPLDLHGLLAEAQSAAGLPPGTVLGHVHLQVADLDRAERFYHGLLGFDVTTRSYPGARFLAMGGYHHHLGLNVWAGIGAPAPPGEAAGLRFFEIVLPGAAVRDGLVDRLLRHRIGVESLPAGHFVRDPDGNGVVLTVR; encoded by the coding sequence ATGGCCATGGAAGCCTTCTCGCTGCCCGATGGGACGCGCCTCGGCCGGGTGTGCCTCCAGGTCGCGGACATCCGCCGGTCGCTCGCCTTCTACCGGGATGTCCTCGACCTGCGGGTGCTCCCGCCTGACGGACTGGCCGGTCGGGGTTCCGACCCTGCGAACTCCGTTGTCCTGGGTGCCGGCGGGGAGCCGCTGGTCGTCCTGGCGGAGCGGCCCGGTGCGCCGCCGAAACCGCCGAGGACCACGGGCCTGTACCACTTTGCCCTCCTGCTCCCGCACCGACGGGGACTGGCCGCGGTCCTGCGGCGCCTGGTTGAATGCGGATGGCCGCTGGAAGGGTTCGCCGACCACGCCGTGAGCGAGGCGGTGTACCTGCGTGACCCCGACGGGAACGGGATCGAGCTGTACGCCGACCGCCCCAGGGAGAGCTGGCTCCGCCGCGGCGACGAACTGTTCATGACCACCGAGCCGCTCGACCTGCACGGCCTGCTGGCCGAGGCGCAGTCGGCCGCCGGGCTTCCGCCGGGAACCGTGCTGGGGCACGTGCACCTTCAGGTGGCCGACCTGGATCGGGCGGAACGGTTCTACCACGGCCTTCTCGGGTTCGACGTGACCACCCGCAGCTACCCTGGGGCGCGGTTCCTGGCCATGGGCGGCTACCACCACCACCTGGGGCTGAACGTGTGGGCCGGGATCGGGGCCCCGGCGCCGCCCGGGGAGGCCGCGGGCCTCCGGTTCTTCGAGATCGTCCTCCCGGGCGCGGCCGTCCGGGACGGACTGGTGGACCGCCTCCTCCGCCACCGCATCGGGGTGGAGTCCCTGCCGGCGGGCCACTTCGTGCGCGACCCGGACGGGAACGGCGTCGTGCTGACCGTGCGGTAA